ACTGATAATATTTTGTGAGTCCTTCGACGACCCAGAGACTCTCCGTGTACGTTTCCTTCGATAAATCATAATGGGCGAAACAGCAGGGCCGGATGCATTTGACATTCCATACGTGAAAAAGCTCATGCGCCGTCAGCGTTGTCTTTTCCATAAGGTGCCGCCCGGTGTTCTTCATTTCGGGATCGGTAATCACGGCGGATGACCGGTGTTCCATCGCATCCCATTCGCCCGGACGGACATTGAAGTGAAAGATAAAGCGATAATGAAAAAAGGGGAACCCGCCGAAGAGGTCGCCGGCGGCATCGCAGACACGACGACAATTGTCCGAGAGTTTTTCTTCGAAATCGAAGGTGAAAGGCGACTGATAGACGATGGAAATCCGTTTCCCGTGACTTTGAAAGGCGTATGTCCGTATATGACCGATCGAGATGGGACAATCGACAAGATGCAGATAGTTCCGGGCATGAAAGACGAATGGATCTTTAGTTGCGGGGAGTGCGGTCGCGATCTCCCAATCCTTTTCTTCAGGGAGTTTGACGGAAAGCAGTATCGGCAGGCGGCGTAATGCGACCGGATACATAAAGACCGATGCTCCGTTGATGAGCGCGCCGTTTGAATGAAGCTGGCTGAACGTCCCCGACATATAGTTTGCGTACACACGGTACGTGACGGTAATGCCTTCAGGCGCTGGGCCGGATATCCGCCATGTCTGTTTGTCCCGTCTCCGCAGCGCAAGTTCTTCTCCGCTCCCGTTCCGATACGCCCTCACATCGCGGACATGCCGGGCAAAATCCATGATCCTGTATTTCCCGGGCGACCACGCGGGCATCGCGATGTCGAAAAAAGACGGGATTGCGGTGTCGGTCAGGATTGAAATTGAAATGTAATGTGTATGTGGTGCTTTCATATCGACGGTATAGTGCAATACGCGGCTATCGCGGGGTGCAATCGCTTTGGCATCCGGAGGAAAGAGGTCTTCGATCGAGCGGCACCCGGCGACATGGAGCAGTACGGTACAAACCATCGCCGTAAAGACCCGATATCTTTTTTTCATCGTGTTACCATCCTGTATCGCGTACGACCGGCGCGCCCGCTACTTTACCGCCCTGAGAAAAGCGACCGTATGCTTCCATACAACACTCGTTTCCCCCAGTTCCCGTTTCATACCGGCAACCATATCTTCGAACTCCGAATCCGTGAGTATCTTTTTGAGGGCCGTTCCGTAGCCCGT
The Spirochaetales bacterium DNA segment above includes these coding regions:
- a CDS encoding M61 family metallopeptidase, with protein sequence MKKRYRVFTAMVCTVLLHVAGCRSIEDLFPPDAKAIAPRDSRVLHYTVDMKAPHTHYISISILTDTAIPSFFDIAMPAWSPGKYRIMDFARHVRDVRAYRNGSGEELALRRRDKQTWRISGPAPEGITVTYRVYANYMSGTFSQLHSNGALINGASVFMYPVALRRLPILLSVKLPEEKDWEIATALPATKDPFVFHARNYLHLVDCPISIGHIRTYAFQSHGKRISIVYQSPFTFDFEEKLSDNCRRVCDAAGDLFGGFPFFHYRFIFHFNVRPGEWDAMEHRSSAVITDPEMKNTGRHLMEKTTLTAHELFHVWNVKCIRPCCFAHYDLSKETYTESLWVVEGLTKYYQYVLLLRAGLISRKEFREKLEAVISGYESNPGRTQTSLNDSSLLTWLDRSGPEDSDRNNTRVSYYNKGAVVGLLLDLRIRGLTGGEKGLDDVFRYLYRNYYLKNKCYMIDDFYTVCSRIAGLSLDDFFSTAVRGVGELPYAQCAAPCGFVIENANKTPRPYFGVLLDESVIINIFPGSPAEKAGCQKYDRIDRLNGEPFSGDLTEALNGLAPGDRVGVTVSRNGLERDILVDIGSSLPVDFIFSEKSALDTETKYIRNAFYTGKKP